ACCAGATCGCTTGGGTCCAAAACGAGATTCGCAACAATCCGTATTCCCGTCGGCTGATCGTTTCGGCTTGGAACGTTGGGGAGGTGTCGCAAATGGCGCTACCGCCTTGTCACTTGCTGTTCCAATTCTATGTGGAGGCGGATCGCCTTTCGTGTCAGCTGTATCAGCGTAGTGCGGACTTGTTTCTGGGCGTTCCGTTTAACATCGCAAGCTACAGCTTGCTGTTGTTGATGATGGCTCGCGTGACCGGGTTACAGCCGGGAGAGTTTGTGCACACCTTCGGCGATCTGCATCTGTATCAAAATCACTTCGATCAGGCGCGTTTGCAATTGGAACGTCAGCCGCGCCCACGGCCTCGCATGGAATTGAAATCGCATCCGGCGTCGATCGACGAGTTTCAATTCGAAGATTTCTGCCTGAGCGATTATGACCCCCATCCGCACATCAAGGCCCCGGTGGCGGTTTGATGGGGGCGAACGAAGCAGCCGATGTCCGGTCAGGCGATGCAAGGGAAGCGGGCGACGCGGTCCGGCGCCGGATCGCCGTGGTGGCGGCAACGCCCGACGGGGTGATCGGATCCGGCGGCGACC
The DNA window shown above is from Crateriforma spongiae and carries:
- a CDS encoding thymidylate synthase; the protein is MKEYLDLLRDVLDNGNDRTDRTGVGTRGVFGRQVRFDLADGFPLLTTKKLHLRSIIYELLWFLRGDTNTRWLNEHGVSIWDEWADENGDLGPVYGHQWRCWPAADGQTVDQIAWVQNEIRNNPYSRRLIVSAWNVGEVSQMALPPCHLLFQFYVEADRLSCQLYQRSADLFLGVPFNIASYSLLLLMMARVTGLQPGEFVHTFGDLHLYQNHFDQARLQLERQPRPRPRMELKSHPASIDEFQFEDFCLSDYDPHPHIKAPVAV